The sequence GATCCCGATTCAAGGAAAGTTTCAACTCGTCTCGCTGGCGGGGTCCGCCTTGGGATTCTCCGCCCTCATATACGTCGCAGCGACATGGATGGGCGCCAGTAGCAAGGTCCGTCAGCTCTTTCATCGGAATCTTCGCTTGGTCGGCCGCGACGAGAATCTAGGTATGCTGGCCCTTATCGGCGAAGACGTACAGTTGCTTCTGAAGGCATGGACGAGGGAACGGACATCATCTCGTTTCAACTTCCAACTTGCCGCGTCTGCGCTGGGAATCCTAATCATCGGCGTGATTTGGGGAACCGCGCTGCTGCGCGGATCGGCGTTCGACCTGTGGTCCATACTAAATTGGCTCGGCCTGAGCGACGGAGCCGCCAAGCCTGCCGGTTCCTCTCCCGCAGAATGGTTGCATTGGGCGGCCATGATCGGATGGACTTCTTTTTCGCTTTTCGTACTTGCTCTCCCCAGGACCATCGCGACCTACGAGCCGGACAAGATCCTACTGGTCGTAGACGATCTCGATCGGTGCTCGCCCGACGAAATGCTGAGCGTCATAGAGAATGTGCGTCTCCTTCTCGACGACAAGGAAATCAATAGCCGGTTGCAGGTATTGATGCTGGTCGACGAAGACGTTCTCAGGCATGCCATCGAACTACGATACGCCAAGATGATCGAATACCGCGTTGGGGGCCTGCAATTGCAGCAGGAAAAAAGCCGCGCCGTAGCCGATATCGTCTTCGAGCAGGTCGAAAAGCTGTTCGCTTGTCATCTGCGTCTTTCGCGACTATCCGATGAAGATGTCGTCGAACTGGTAACGAAGCTGGCGGGCGTCGAAAATGAAAGAAAACGCAAGGAACTCGAACGCGCCGCCCAGGCGGAGCACGCCAGAATGCGAGCGAAAGCCGATCGCGACGTTCGCAACGCCACGGATAGGGAGGCCGAGGCACGCAAGGCTTATGACGATGTGGCAGCAGGAAAGCCGGATCCGCTGGTTTCCGAAGACGGACCTTCGAGACGCCAGCGTTCGAATTTCAATCGATTTCGATTCGAAGGCGATTTCATCCCCATGACCCCTTCTGAAGTAAACGAAGCGCATACCCGGAATCAGCGGATCGAGGCCGGCAACCGCAGAAGAGCTTCAATGACACAGGACGAAAGGTTGGCCGAACGGCCGGCCGTCGTCGACGGACTCAGGAGGGCCCAAGCTCAAGCGGAGGCGGCACGCCGTGCACAAGGTGATTCGCCTCCAGATCCCGAACGTCCTGCGCCGCAGTCTACCGAACCTCCCTTCGTAACGGGAGATGTTCGCTTCTCCGACGCGGAGATCAAGATGCTATGCGATTTCGTCCCTCGATACTTCGGAACAATCGGAAGACGCCCGAGTCCCCGGTCAATCAAGGCACTTCTGTTCAAGCTGCAGCTCGCCCGATTGCTGATCCACATGCGCGACCCGGAGGCGCTCGAAGAGGAGACGAGATTCCACTCTTTGCTACACGCTCTCGAGGAGGAGGCTTCGCACCCCTTCGAACGAAGCGATCCCTATGCGCTTATCGTTCGGCAAGTTCTCTAGGCTTTCGCGATCGCCGCCCCACCTCGCACGCTCGATCCAGGGAGCAAACTCCGCGCCGCCTTCGAGCGAGCGCTAGGCACCTGATGAGAATCGATCGAACGCGCACGCAGACCCGCGACAGTGCCTCGGCGAAGATCGGCGAAGGACGACGGCATAAGGGCTGCTTGCCACCTACCGCCTCTTGTTGGGACGATATGAGGCGCCAAGCGTCGCAACTTACGGCGAGCCCGAGTAAAGACGGCATCGATGGCGCCCTACCGGATCAAGAAAGTTCGTCGCGGAAGCCACCTTGGTGGATGTCGACGATTGCGATCGCGACGACGGTGACCGCGACGCAGGCTGCGATCACGCCAAAGAACATCGGCTCGCCATAGTTGAGCGCGAAGCCGACATAGGCGTGATTTGGCTGGCCGGATCGAATGAGCGCATCTACCCGATGCCGCCTAGATCACTTCCGCTGCGCCGTATGGGGAACTGCAAAAAAGCCTTGATCCGGCTTGCCATTAATCCGGGCGCGCGGCGCATGCAACGGCACTTCGTAGACAGAAATGCCTGTCAAAAATCGGCCTTCAACGGCTAGCTCGGAGGCCTGCAATTCCATCTTCGTGCGGTTTGGAACGATGACGCAGGATCCTTCAAGGCTCGCGGCATCAGACTCCTTATCATCGAGAACGTTGCAAATGGCGACGCACGTGTAGAGGCGGACGGCATCCGCCTTCGCCATGCTGACATAAAGGTCGGGGTAGTCGTTCCTCGCAATAACGAAGACGAGATCGGGTAGCGGCGTAGTGTGCTTCCAAGCCTGCAGAGTGCCGAGTTCGAGAAAATCACTGCAGACGACAACAGAGAAATCTCCTACCGGAGTTCTCAGAAACAAGGACAGCTGATCGTCTCGAAAAAAAGCGTCGCCATTCGCTTCTTGCAGCGACGGCCGTTGTTTGTATTGGAAATGGGGCTGGCTTTCCCCGGGAATCGCAATGATGGCGCGCGCGCATAGTTTGCCGTCCTGGAAAGATCCCTCCAAACCTCCGATCACGACGATCGATTCCTTGTTCGCCAAGGCGTGTATCTCGTTCGTAAGCGCATTCGGCAACGAATATTCTGGAAACGCGATAGCGTTGCAGCCGTCCTTGGCTGCGGCGTGAATTGCGCGACGAACGTCATCCGCGACGTCTTGCGCAACCTGATCATCAAAGGCGTAGCTTCGCGTGTTCAGATGTTTTACGGGCACGGCCAAGTGAGCCAGCCCTATCCGGACCTTGTCAGCAACCGGCGGAGCGCTGCAACGAACGACCCTAACGGAGGTCCTCGATCGGCTTCCCGAGGTCTGGTCCGCTACGGCGAAGGGCAGACGGATTTTGAATAAAGGGGGCAGCGGCGGCTTTGCGACGTTCGGCTGAAAGAAGTCGCAAAGTTTCCAATGAGCGACATACATGGCTTCTCGGACAAGCAGCCCGAGCGCACTGACAATCCCTTCAATGTTGCTGGCATTCACCTGGCCAGGAAGATCGACATCGTCTGCACGACCGGCCATTTGCGGCCTTGCGTGACCGCTGGTTAGGCCAATCGTCCGCTTCGCCCCGTTTTCCGTGGAATGCCAATGGCAGGCCGTGGCCAGCTTGAGCACGCAGGAAGTGATTTCGGCGACGGCCTTGTCGGCAGATTGCTCGCGGGTGTCGGCTACAAGTGCCAATTGTTCTTGGGGATCGCGATCCAGCGCCAGCGCCGTCTTGAAGCCAAGATCAGCAGCTGCCTTCAATACGGCAAAGGTCTCATCGAGCCTGCGAAACGTCTCGTCGAGATGAGGTCGTGGCTGTAGATTGATCTCCAAAAGCTCGCGATCCTGCCCCTCGTAGTTGCCGGATGCTGAAGCCGGCGTGTCGAGTACCACCTCAACTCGGCTCGATGAAAGGGGGTCCAGCTTATCGATCTCTACCTTCGCCTGTTCAATATCCGCCCAAATGACTTGTCGATCACTCCAAACATTACCCTTTTTCTCGTACTCTCGGATGGTTTGGATTGCTCGCCCAAAATGCGTTTTAAGCGGCTGCGCAGCTGTCGCGCCCTTTATTAAAAGTTCAGCGCCAGCCCTTAGTCCAGACGGTTGAATGCCGTCTCCGAGGATAACTTGAAGCTCGGCGAACAGCGCGTTCGCTGTCATATAAGCATTGCGACAGGTCGAGAGTAATAGGGTGGCCCTCTCCTGGCCTTTACAGTTCGTGATCAGCCGATTGAGAACGATCCAGGAAGAAGCGAACTCCAAATCCTCCCTGGTTGGCTTGAAGTTTCCAGAACTCTGCATGATCTATCGCTAGTTCAGCAAACCAAAACGGCGCATGAGCCCTGTCAGCTCCGTACCCTCACGCTCTACAACACTGTTCAGAAGCATGCCCACATTGCCGCGCTCCAGTGCCCCCGTGGTTAGAGCCGTGTCATAAGCTCCCGACAACGCGAGTATGGCATTGATCTTTGCGATACGAGTGCGCCCTCCTTCGAGGACTTCCGCTCGCTCCGCTTCCGGCATCTTCTTGAGCGTAAAAAGCAGACGAGTAAACTCGTTATCCCAGCGTGGATTTGCCTCACCCTTGCGATATACGCGTGTGCACTTATCCCTGTGCAACGAGAACGTCGGCACTATCGCACCGTGATCGATGAAAGTATCGAGCAGATCGCTGACGATAAGCTCCGGAAGCCGCGACGGGTGCCAGACGTCGAAATAGTACCTGCGGAAGAGCTGGACCATTTCCTCGTAAGTGAACCCCAATCGAAGCCGCAGGTAAGGAGTAGCTTCGATACGCTCGGAGTTATACGGACGAGACAATGAATAAGCCTTTGGATCGTCCGCGCCGGCTGCTTTGGCAAGATCCTGAATGAGCGCATCCAGGGCCAGCCTCGACAGACCCTGACTCAGATATTCCCTGCTGCGATCTACGACGGAGGGCATCTCCACCAGGTATGATGGAGCGGGCATTCCTCGAATACTGCTGCTGAAAAGCGTTTCTAGCTCGGCGTAGGTGATTTTTCTAAAACCACCTTTCGCAATGTCTTCACATCGCCGTCGCGCAGCAGGCCCAAACTGAATGCCGAAATCCATGATCGAGAATGGCTCGAGTGACTGCTTCTGAAGCAACCCAGAGCATAGCTCGAGTAGAGCATCTGAAATCAGGACGGAATCACAATAGGTATTTACGCGAGCAAGACCGTCCTTGTTTTCAGGATCCAGATCTTCCGCAGATGAGCGCGTTGCCTCGAAGGTGCCGAGCACTGCATCAAAAAGCGCGCTCGATAGCGAACCTTCGGGATAGTCGTTCATAAGGGACAGGCTTGGCGCCAGTGCCATCGGAACGAAATTGCAGTTTCCGGTCTTGAAGTCGAAATATAGGCGCGCTTTCAGCGTCCAGCCGTTAATGCGCGGCAGGTTTATACTGGCCCTTGCGACCCCTGCTTGAAGCTGAGCATCATCAACTGTGCTGTGAACAAAGTCGCCAAACTTGTCGCTGAGCCACTGCCAGCAGTTTTGCCAAGAACTGAATGGCGTCCGAATTGTGCACGGCACGATAGGAAAGTCGACGTCATACGGCTTAGCGACGCATCGTAAGGCACGAGGGACCGCATCGACGAGTGCGCGATGCCGTTCAACCGGCAGAGAGCGCGGAAGCGCCAAATTGACGTCAGCCTTACGAGCGCTTTCCGCATTTTTTGCGGCAAGTGCAAACAGCCGGACTTCGCGTGGAGCTGCAAGCATCACGCGTTCACGCGCGCGCAGCATCGTCGTGCCGACATTCCATATGTCGTCCACGATGGCGACCCGGGCGCCCTTGATGTTCTGATGCACGAACGGGATAGCATGATCAGACACACACACGGCGTAATCGCCTAGCGAGAGGTTTAGTGCCTCAACCAGTCGCGGCATCTTGCGCGCGACGAGAATGACCAGATCGGGACTATAGTCGCGCACCTCGTCCACAAGCGCTTGCCATGCTTCGCTGTGAAGCGGCCTGAGCGCAGCGTCTACCGTGTCGATGTCATTACGCATCTGCTACATCGCCTCCCCATTTGCGATTGCGAAGAGACGCTCGCCGCAATGTGGCGATCAGGTCCTCCCGCGAATTTAGGGGCTAAACTCGAGTGCTCTGGACAGTTGTGGTAGCGACGTGACACCACTAATGGTGGGCCGCCTGCCGACCGTTTCAATAGCCCCTCGCCCGGCTCTTAGCAAGGTTCAGCTTCAAATTGCCGTCACCAGTGCGAATTCGACGGTGCAGAAGCACTTCCCCGGTGACGGCGCACCGGTCAACAATCTCGCAACCAACTGAGATACATGGATTATTTTGTATAATGACGCGCGCAGTGTCTCGTCTCGAAGGTAGAATGCTGCTTTGCGGAATGATGCGGGGGGTTCTAGCCTCTCCAAGATGCTTGGTCGTCTATCCAGACCGGCGCGCATTTGGGCGTGACAGGCTGGTTGGTGTTGGGCAGCGACGCGATCCATAGCAACTTCATCCGGTCCTTGATGGTCGCGGCGAGCCTTGCCCCGATCCACGTCAAGAACGCCACAAGAAACGCCCATACGAGAAACCATGCAGGATCGCGCGCATAGGCATCGACCCAGCGCGAAGCCAATCCGGGGAGTAGAGTTCCGATGAGGCGAATACTGTCGGATGCCCAGCGAAGCGGCGTCCGCAGTTCCTGGAAAGGATAGCTGTCCCTGAACAGCGGGTATAGCAGAAGATAGGCCGTCGCGAACACGGTGAGAAAATAGATGGCCCGCTTTCGCCAGACGAAGTCCCATATCCTCTGTTGAGCATCGTGTCTCGAAACTGCGTTGGCTTGGCCTTCCGCCAGCGCCGTGGTGTTTGGTTCCACCATCGTGATGATCGGCGCGATAGGTGGAGGCGGCGTGGTACTTACCTGAACGTCGGTCGAGGTGACCACCTCGTACTCCGGCGGCAGTACGATCGGAGCATACAGGTGGGCCCCGATCCGGATTCTGCCGAACACCGCCTCGTGGATCTTAGGCATCGGGGCCCAGTTTGCCGGCGCGTCCGCCGGCACAGGCATCGCCATGTAGAAGTCTTCGATCTTGCGCGGGCTGTAACGATAATAGCCGCCAAGTCCGCTCCGAGAGTCGTAGAGCCTTCCGTCCTTGTCCTTGGCGGAGTCGGTACTCAGAAGCGCGTCCGGCTCGGCATCCGGCATGTCCTTGAATAGAAGGCCCGACTGCTTTGCTTCAGCCATCATCCAAGCCAGTGCGATGTTCGCCAACGAGTCGTCCGGGTAACCCCCACCCACGTTCGAATGGACGCCCGCGAACCAGACTTGCAAGAGCTGCTCATCGCCCGTCGGACGGCTGACGCCGCTTGCTCGGGTATTCTGCGGTTCTTCGTCCCAAAGAACCGGGTGAAACGTGGCTCGTTCGTCGTCGATGGCGAGCGCATGTCTCGCTTTCTTTATGCTTCTGTTGAATGTCTTGTTCGGCAGCTCCAGCGGCCAAAGCCACTCGCTGACACCTCGCGTCATTTCGTCGATAGGCAGCCCGTAAGCTGCCACCGTGTCCCAGACGCCGACGAACTCTATCGAGGTAATCGGTGTCTGATTTGGCGTATAGAATATCTTGTCCAGCCAGAATCGAACGAAGCGGAACGGAAACTGGAGATTCCATACGGGGTATTTGTCGTGGCGGTAGGCTCGGAATGCAGCGCGCGCTTTCCGATCCAAATCGGTTTCGTTGGCAAAATGGACAAGGCCTTGATTCAGAACCAGGCCGATCACGACGCGTATCGTAAAGGCGCCGCGGCTAAAGCCGAAAGCGAAGATCTGATCGCCCGGCTGGTAATTCCTGCAGAGGAATTTGTAGAGGTTGAGGACGTTCCGCTTCAGACCCCAGCCGAATACGCCGCCCAGAATGGCCAGCGGTTTGAAAGAAGAGGTGCCGACGCCGTCGTCGTAGACCGCGATCTGATGCGATCCCTTCAATTCAAGGGCCTGGAACAGCCGCCAGACGTTCGTCCGCCAGACCTTTCCGGCCGCATTGCCGGTACCATCGGAGAGCAGAATGATTCTTTTTGGCATGACAGTCTCCGAAACAACAGACGAAACGAAAGCGTCGTATCCGATAATCAGTGTGGCGCGGCGGCCGGAAAGAAAAACAGAAGCACGTGCAGCGCGGCAAGGAAGATGGCTTGTCCCAAAGCCGAGCAACGGTGGCGAGCTTTACCGAGGTGAACAGCCGCAGCAGGCGAAAAGGGCCTCGCTCATTGCGATCACCGACTTGAAGATCGCGGCAACGACTAGGTCCTCGGCCAAATCGGCTGCGATATAGCCCAGCGGAAAAACCCACCAGACCCAGCCTGGAATATGAGCGAGAAAGGCCAAGGATCCTGACAAGGCCGCAGAGGTGAAGCCCAAGAGGAGACCGAGGCTGACGAGAAAAAGCAGGTCAAGCGGGAAGAGAACGGGAAAGACATAACCGGCTATCGAAGTTTTGTTTCGTTCGTCCGCGAGCCATCGGGACAAGGTGCTCCCATCCAGCAGCGCAGGTTTCTGCGAAGGAATGTAGTTCAAGCGTTCGATGAAGCGAGCGGCGACATCTTCTCCATATCTGGGTGCAACGACATACTTCAGGAATAGAGCGAGCCCGAAGCTGAGCGCACCGAATACCGCGATCGCCATGGTGAAACCTCGAGACAGGCGAGATGATTAAGACGTCTCGGAAAAGTCTGACACACCTGCCGGTTGCTTGGCCAGTCAAACACTGCCTAATTGGCGATGCTTTGGCCTAGGGAGGTTCCTAGGGTGTTTCTCCTGCATCGTGTGAGAGGGTTCATCCTATCATTAAGCGACGCGAGGACGTCGAATGGCTCCATCATCGTCCACAAGCCGGCGGTTGGCCTGCGCGTGCATCCTCCTGTCGATCGTGACGAGCGCGAGTGCGGCTTCTGCGGATTGCCCGAGCGATCCTTCGTGGCTACCGAACACGCCAGCACCCACCTTCGAAAAGCCACCCGCGCATCCGGCTCCCGATTGCGGTTTCTATCGGCCGGCGTGGCAGAACTTCATGTTCGTGACCCAACCGTCGGCGAATGGAAATCCAGCCTTCCTCTCGTATCCTACCATCGCCGATGTGTTCGGCAGAAACGTCGCATTGAGGTTTGCGCGCCCCGCTTCCGCTCTCCTCTCGTTGGCGCCCCGAGCCTTGAAAGGATCGAACGATCCGTCGAGCGATACGACCGCAAAGGCGGCAATCGTGAACGCCGGCGCGAGGCAGGCCGGCCTCAACGGATTGCTGGTCGACCAGAGCGGCAACCCGGTCTTCTATGCGATCCATATGAACTCGACCTTCGTGGAGTTCATCAAAAAGAACGGACTAACCACGAAAGCGGCGGTTCAAAATGCTAGCACCGACTTGGCTTTGCCGACCGGTGCCGTCGAACTCAAATCCGCCTGGCAGATCGTGCCGGAGGGGACTTCTGCAGACAATTTCATCACCACGAGGGCACTGGTTCCGACACTCAAGCAGCTCGGAAGCGGCATCGAGGTCGATGAGGCTGATGCCCCCCGCGAGGTCACGGTCGCACTTCTCGCCATCCACGTGGTCTTCGCTCTCGAAGGGCATCCCGAACTTATATGGGCGACGTTCGAGCACGTGGACAGCAGCGGCAACGGCGACTTGGCGCCCGCCGGACCGTTTCCCGCGAACGGTTCGTCGGGAAGCGGACCGGTGAGTCCGAACGATTTCCTTCTCTACAAAGGAGGCACGCCGGCGTCTGCTGCAAACGTCATTCCGAGCGACGCGGAGCTGGTCTCGGCCTTCGATCCGCTCACCCAGAATTTCACCAAAGGTGGAACGAAGCTCCAGACTTCGATCTTTCGGTTCTTCCCGTCCTCGAAGCTGGCGGACGGCCTGGAAGACGACGACATCGCAACTCTCAACCGGCATGTGCGCGACGACTTCCGGAGCTCGGCAGCGGACGACAAGCGCAAGAACTACCGGTTGGTCGGTGCTGTCTGGCTCGATAAGAGGGAGAGCACCTTCGCCGCAGATCGCAAGTTCGCAAATCCTTCTGGAACAGGGCCGGACGACGACGGGGCCGTCGTCGTCGGCGAGGACGGCCTTTCGAGCATGGCGATGGAATCCTTCACGCAGGATAGCTTCGTGAACTGCTTCAGCTGTCACGATACGCGTCAGGTCAAGGACAATGGAGTAGTCCTTATGACCGCGAAGAAATTGAACGTCAGCCACATCTTCTCGAAGTTCGTCGGCGAATCCAAGTGAAGCGAGAAGGAAGGAAATGATGGGTTTTGCTCGGGTAAAGGAAATCCTCGATCAAGGCATGGCGGCTTGGCAGCAACAGAACGGTGATCCCGATCTGAGCGGTCATGGCCAGACGTTCTCATGGGCGACGAAAGCGGAACTTCGGACACAACAAGCGATTGATCCAACCGGAGCTGATCGGGAGCGGCGGCGACCAAACGAACCTGGTCGTCGACCTTCGTACGGGTATCGCTGGTCCGGCCCTCCGCATGCCGAAGGGAGGGCCTTTCATTCCAGACCCGCAGATTCAGGAGATCGTAGACTGGATCAATCAAGGTTGCCCCGACTGACTTTCTCGACGTTGACAGCTTTGGCTAAATAAGCCGCCGAAGCTGCTCGGGTCGACTGCGGGACGGAATTCCCTCAAGCCACCGTCACTGGTTTCGTGGTCCGTCGCGACACCATCCGCATCGCCAGGCGAGAGGCTTGCGAGATGCACCAGAACAGCGGTCGAAGCAGCGGAAGCATCATTCTGAAGACCAGGAAATAGGCGAGGAAAATGCAAATGGTCGGATCTAGGCCGAGCCGTTCGGCGACCCACCCAACGGCAGAGCCGACCAGCATCGGGTGGGTCACAATCACGTAGAGCAGAGCGATGTTGCCCACCGGTCCTATCGCTATCGTGCCGACCGTTCGTAGAGTGCGGTAAGCATTCGTCGAAACGGCCCGGATGGAGCCGCGGCCGGCGAGAACGTCGGCGGCGCGCGCCTCCTTGGCGAGAAGGCCGACGCCGCCGGCGAGCGCAGCGACGTCCAATGCGGCGCCGCCCATATCTGTCCAGGTCAAGGGTCTTTCGGCACGAACCAAGATGGTCTCGACGTTTTGGACACCACCTAGAAAGAAGTTTTTCGTTCCGAGAACGGCCGTCTGGAATGGCTTTCTCTTAGCCTGCCCGTCGACGATCTCGAATTGCGCCAATACCTCGGGTCCCCGCTCCTCGATCTCCTGGATCGCCATCAGGCCGATCTCTTCGTTCGTAGCTTCTGCCGGCCACTTGGGCATGTTGCCTTGCCACATCTGCTGGACTGCCTGGCCTAAGGCATGCGTGACCTGATACTGCTTGGATCCGTTCTCGAGGAAGTAGGCGACTACAGGCACCACAGGATGGCCGTAGCGGTCGAAAACCGAGCGGAAAGTGGGATTCTCTCCGTAAACGCCGAACACATTTGCAGCCGCGGCCGGATACCTTCGGGCGGCATCCAGCGCCGGCAACCCGTAGCCGACGCAAACGGAGAGGATCTCAAGCTCGAGCGTATCGATGAACGTCTTCGAAAGAGGACATTTGGAGTCAAGCCTCGCCGCCTGGTCCGCTAT is a genomic window of Bradyrhizobium sp. CB1717 containing:
- a CDS encoding P-loop NTPase fold protein; amino-acid sequence: MTEFEDTEFFAPARRILESVDLSNVRFSELAARILAETVWCLRYKRARRNELSSTSFVLTAFLHQRSVPDTTEELAKLRDVLASSGLAENDFLEMSAGFFVETPEFPMEPSHPTKIEEDIVLGPGFTQVLRGWFSNSPLPADVLLLMLLDDKSTGISKRIRDAVERKTSPLAMLDGGASSQNEGVGQASAGSGDRQTRVSTEDAADAPKGAAFDERQPRSAAPGSSRRHAGIVREATPDELGLNVEQYAKALATILRVSDGEFSFALFGRWGSGKTTLLKLLQPYLEKPDIYKKAVVVGPKETYADLEYRVVVHNAWKYRSPPESWVYLYKSLASAVMARASQLDRWAIALRVAMDRNGLFSLLASLIVLAVALIPIQGKFQLVSLAGSALGFSALIYVAATWMGASSKVRQLFHRNLRLVGRDENLGMLALIGEDVQLLLKAWTRERTSSRFNFQLAASALGILIIGVIWGTALLRGSAFDLWSILNWLGLSDGAAKPAGSSPAEWLHWAAMIGWTSFSLFVLALPRTIATYEPDKILLVVDDLDRCSPDEMLSVIENVRLLLDDKEINSRLQVLMLVDEDVLRHAIELRYAKMIEYRVGGLQLQQEKSRAVADIVFEQVEKLFACHLRLSRLSDEDVVELVTKLAGVENERKRKELERAAQAEHARMRAKADRDVRNATDREAEARKAYDDVAAGKPDPLVSEDGPSRRQRSNFNRFRFEGDFIPMTPSEVNEAHTRNQRIEAGNRRRASMTQDERLAERPAVVDGLRRAQAQAEAARRAQGDSPPDPERPAPQSTEPPFVTGDVRFSDAEIKMLCDFVPRYFGTIGRRPSPRSIKALLFKLQLARLLIHMRDPEALEEETRFHSLLHALEEEASHPFERSDPYALIVRQVL
- a CDS encoding DUF2235 domain-containing protein; this encodes MPKRIILLSDGTGNAAGKVWRTNVWRLFQALELKGSHQIAVYDDGVGTSSFKPLAILGGVFGWGLKRNVLNLYKFLCRNYQPGDQIFAFGFSRGAFTIRVVIGLVLNQGLVHFANETDLDRKARAAFRAYRHDKYPVWNLQFPFRFVRFWLDKIFYTPNQTPITSIEFVGVWDTVAAYGLPIDEMTRGVSEWLWPLELPNKTFNRSIKKARHALAIDDERATFHPVLWDEEPQNTRASGVSRPTGDEQLLQVWFAGVHSNVGGGYPDDSLANIALAWMMAEAKQSGLLFKDMPDAEPDALLSTDSAKDKDGRLYDSRSGLGGYYRYSPRKIEDFYMAMPVPADAPANWAPMPKIHEAVFGRIRIGAHLYAPIVLPPEYEVVTSTDVQVSTTPPPPIAPIITMVEPNTTALAEGQANAVSRHDAQQRIWDFVWRKRAIYFLTVFATAYLLLYPLFRDSYPFQELRTPLRWASDSIRLIGTLLPGLASRWVDAYARDPAWFLVWAFLVAFLTWIGARLAATIKDRMKLLWIASLPNTNQPVTPKCAPVWIDDQASWRG